A window from Streptomyces sp. NBC_00271 encodes these proteins:
- a CDS encoding TrmH family RNA methyltransferase translates to MKDPASDPTDRVQDPVGDRRQDHDPVSAWHRLADTCVLLDGFHALKHAVRFRAEVLVAVTSDRQAALALTDELAPDVRDNLDALLVEVPEATYRSLVPRPHPTAVAALAVRPSREANLRALARTPRTAPVVVLDHPRNLGNAGAVIRLAAGFGATGVVTTGTLDPWHPTVVRGGAGLHFATAVERLTVAELPSGPVFALDPDGEDIRGLKLPDDAVLAFGSERSGLSTDLRARADHLVSLPMRPQVSSYNLATSVAMTLFHWSAPQGG, encoded by the coding sequence ATGAAGGACCCCGCAAGCGACCCCACGGACCGTGTGCAGGACCCGGTGGGCGACCGCCGGCAGGACCACGACCCCGTGAGCGCCTGGCACCGCCTCGCCGACACCTGCGTCCTGCTCGACGGCTTCCACGCCCTCAAGCACGCCGTGCGCTTCCGGGCCGAGGTCCTGGTGGCGGTCACCAGCGACCGGCAGGCGGCGCTCGCCCTCACCGACGAGCTGGCCCCGGACGTACGCGACAACCTGGACGCCCTCTTGGTGGAGGTCCCGGAGGCCACGTACCGCTCCCTCGTCCCGCGTCCGCACCCGACCGCGGTGGCCGCGCTGGCGGTACGTCCCTCCCGCGAGGCCAATCTGCGGGCGCTGGCCCGCACGCCCCGCACCGCCCCCGTGGTCGTCCTCGACCATCCGCGCAACCTCGGCAACGCCGGCGCCGTGATCCGCCTGGCGGCCGGCTTCGGCGCGACCGGCGTCGTCACCACGGGCACCCTCGACCCCTGGCACCCCACGGTGGTGCGGGGCGGGGCGGGCCTGCACTTCGCGACCGCCGTGGAGCGGCTGACGGTGGCCGAGCTGCCGTCCGGGCCGGTGTTCGCCCTCGACCCGGACGGCGAGGACATCCGGGGACTCAAGCTCCCGGACGACGCCGTGCTCGCCTTCGGCTCCGAGCGCAGCGGCCTTTCCACCGACCTACGCGCGCGTGCCGACCACTTGGTGTCACTCCCGATGCGCCCCCAGGTCTCCAGCTACAACCTGGCGACGAGCGTGGCCATGACCCTGTTCCACTGGAGCGCCCCACAAGGGGGCTAG
- the paaN gene encoding phenylacetic acid degradation protein PaaN encodes MAAELTAHELTAQHRPTLDQALEAIRTRAYWSPHPEHPKAYGENGSLSMAEGKAAFDALLGSRLDLGQPGTDDWVGGETSPYGIELGVTYPHADVDVLLPAMRAGQRAWRDAGAEMRAMVCLEILKRIADRTHEFAHAVMHTSGQAFMMAFQAGGPHAQDRGLEAVAYAYVEQVRTPDTAEWTKPQGKRDPLAMTKQFTPVPRGIALMIGCNTFPTWNGYPGLFASLATGNAVLVKPHPRAVLPLALTVQVAREVLAAAGFDPNLVALAAERPGEGIAKTLAVRPEIRIIDYTGSTAFGDWLETHARQAQVYTEKAGVNTVIVESTDDYKGMLSNLAFSLSLYSGQMCTTPQNLLIPRDGIRTEEGSKSYDEVVADLARSVDGLLGDDARANGLLGAIVNPDVKARLEAAAGLGEVALASREVGNAEFPDAVVRTPVIVKLDGARKYWEGADDEAAYMNECFGPVSFAVAVDSAGDAVELLRRTVREKGAMTVGAYTTDEVVEEAVREACLEECAQLSLNLTGGVYVNQTAAFSDFHGSGGNPAANAALCDGGFVANRFRVVEVRR; translated from the coding sequence ATGGCCGCCGAACTGACCGCGCACGAGCTGACCGCCCAGCACCGGCCCACGCTCGACCAGGCGCTGGAAGCGATCCGTACGCGCGCGTACTGGTCCCCGCACCCCGAGCACCCGAAGGCCTACGGGGAGAACGGCAGCCTGAGCATGGCCGAGGGCAAGGCCGCCTTCGACGCCCTCCTCGGCAGCCGCCTCGACCTCGGCCAGCCCGGCACCGACGACTGGGTGGGCGGCGAGACCTCCCCGTACGGCATCGAGCTGGGCGTCACCTACCCGCACGCGGACGTCGACGTGCTGCTGCCCGCCATGCGGGCCGGACAGCGGGCCTGGCGCGACGCGGGCGCGGAGATGCGCGCGATGGTCTGTCTGGAGATCCTCAAGCGGATCGCCGACCGCACGCACGAGTTCGCGCACGCGGTCATGCACACCAGCGGCCAGGCCTTCATGATGGCGTTCCAGGCGGGCGGCCCGCACGCGCAGGACCGCGGCCTGGAGGCGGTGGCGTACGCGTATGTGGAGCAGGTCCGCACGCCCGACACCGCGGAGTGGACCAAGCCCCAGGGCAAGCGCGACCCGCTCGCGATGACCAAGCAGTTCACGCCGGTGCCGCGCGGTATCGCGCTGATGATCGGCTGCAACACCTTCCCGACGTGGAACGGCTATCCGGGCCTGTTCGCCTCCCTGGCCACCGGTAACGCCGTGCTCGTCAAGCCGCACCCGCGCGCGGTGCTGCCGCTCGCGCTCACCGTGCAGGTCGCGCGCGAGGTGCTCGCCGCGGCGGGCTTCGACCCGAACCTGGTGGCGCTGGCCGCCGAGCGGCCCGGGGAGGGCATCGCCAAGACCCTGGCCGTGCGCCCCGAGATCCGGATCATCGACTACACCGGGTCGACGGCGTTCGGCGACTGGCTGGAGACCCACGCCCGCCAGGCGCAGGTCTACACGGAGAAGGCCGGCGTCAACACGGTGATCGTGGAGTCGACCGACGACTACAAGGGGATGCTGTCCAACCTGGCCTTCTCCTTGTCCCTGTACAGCGGCCAGATGTGCACGACCCCGCAGAACCTCCTCATCCCCCGCGACGGCATCCGTACGGAGGAGGGCTCCAAGTCGTACGACGAGGTGGTCGCCGACCTCGCCCGGTCGGTCGACGGACTCCTCGGGGACGACGCGCGTGCCAACGGGCTGCTGGGCGCGATCGTGAACCCGGACGTCAAGGCGCGTCTGGAGGCCGCGGCAGGGCTCGGCGAGGTCGCCCTCGCGTCGCGTGAGGTGGGCAACGCGGAGTTCCCGGACGCGGTCGTCCGCACCCCGGTGATCGTCAAGCTCGACGGTGCCCGGAAGTACTGGGAGGGTGCCGACGACGAGGCCGCCTACATGAACGAGTGCTTCGGACCGGTGTCCTTCGCGGTCGCGGTCGACTCGGCGGGGGACGCGGTGGAGCTGCTGCGCCGGACCGTCCGGGAGAAGGGGGCGATGACCGTCGGGGCGTACACCACCGACGAGGTCGTCGAGGAGGCCGTACGGGAGGCCTGTCTGGAGGAGTGTGCCCAGCTGTCCCTGAATCTGACGGGCGGCGTGTACGTCAACCAGACGGCGGCGTTCTCGGACTTCCACGGGTCGGGCGGCAACCCGGCGGCGAACGCCGCGCTGTGCGACGGCGGCTTCGTGGCCAACCGGTTCCGAGTGGTGGAGGTCCGACGCTAG